The Plasmodium brasilianum strain Bolivian I chromosome 6, whole genome shotgun sequence genomic interval AACCATATTTGATAGAACAGTAGATACAGCATAAAATCTTTCAGGAGTAGcacaaatataatttaaaccAACTTCATCTATAAGAATTTTTTGAACAATAAATGTAGCTACTGTTTTTGACAACTCATTTCCTGTCTCCATTATTCGCAAACATAAAGGGATAATTTCTgtttgtaataaaaaattaataacatcTGGGTTATCTACTTTAACTAATGCACCTATTACACCTAATGATGTTAAACGCAAATATTCAAATGGTCTATTTTTTGACTCAGCGTTTAGAAATGGATAAAGAAATAAGGGTATATGTGCATTCAAAAAATGTTGTTTTGTTTCTGGATGGGATGCGACACACTGTAGCAATGCTAATGAATTACATACTCTATTAGATGATGATGTAGTTAATAATGGCGGTGATAACTGTGGATATATTGACACTATCTCTTGTAATAATGTTGTTATAGTACCAAAAGAATTCCATAATACTGGTGCGATATCATGATATGTTTCTCTTTTCCTTGATAACTCAAGTAATGCATTTTCTCGTTTTTCAGAGAAACATAAATCAAACACTAACTGATatacctttttcttttcctcatCTTCATTTGTACCACCACGAATATGTGCCATATTATTCAAATGAGTGTTACCTGTCAGGTTGTTGTTACTTTGATCGTTCGAGGGTATATCACTGTAGCTTTTGCTGTTCATACTGTGTACGCCTCCAACACCGCCAACATTGCTAACACCTCCAACATTGCTAACACCTCCAACATTGCTAACACCTCCAACATTGCTAACACCTCCAACATTGCTAACACCTCCAACATTGCTAACACCTCCAACATTACCAACACTGCTAACACCGCCAACACTGCTAACACCGCCAACACTGCTAACACCTCCAACATTGCCAACACCTCCAACATTGCCAACACCTCCAACATTGCCAACACCGCCAACACTGCTTATATTGTTCATGCTGTGCACACTGCTAACACCGCCCATGTTTCCCATGGTATTTACGCCATTAACACCGCCAGCAATATTGTTCATGCTGTGAATGTTCATACTGTGACCACTCATACTATGGCCGTTCATACTATGAGCACCCATACCATGGCTGTTCATATTGTGTACACCCATGCCATGGCTATTCATATTGTGTACGCCCATACCATGAGtgtttatattgttatttataatattttgcatatttccATGATTCATATTATTTCCCGGTACCACTGACGAGTTGTTATGAGCAAAGTTGCTATGGTTAAGACTACTTGTATTTGCGTTATGGTGGTGATACATGCTATTTCTACTGTTCAGGCTATTTCCTTTGTTAACACTGTTCATGCTGTTCATATTACTCATACTGCTCGagttattcattttatgtgCATTTATTAAACCATCGTTGTTCAtcatatttcaaaataattcAACTTTTGTAAAAGGGAAAGTAAAAGAGAGGGAAAATGATATATCATCTAACTACAAACTAGCCGGACTATGTTTCACAGTcttttagtatattttacttaaaaaaaaaaaaaaaaaaaaaaagaaaagatttATTCAggaattttactttttatacgTTACACGTTATGaactatattatatgtacatgtatatatatgtttatatgatacacttttcatcaaaaaaaaaaaaaaaaatgtttattctATCTTTTCaagaaatatacatttatatttcgATTATTGTGCTATTATCTTTTCCTTTTGCATGCTATTACTTTTcatgatataaattttttttttttttttttttttcctttttccttcttttcgtatttttcctttttgatgtttctttttttttaatatatatctttatgctatatatactattttttcctttcctaTCCGTTTTTCCCGGTTTtgcatcttttttttttttttttttcttttcatttactATGCATATAAAGGGTTATACACAGCGATTTTATTTATGCTTTCTAAACTCGAAAGTATGTTAGCAAAAGATAATATAGGTATGTAGTGTAAAAGTGTATGCAAGGCgtatataatatgcatacatataatatacatacatataatatacatacgtgcaatatacatatatacatatacattttgttcttaatatgtacatacatgtataaatattcacATATATGCTAATGTGCATGTGTAATTTTATGGATATATAAGTGCGAACTACGCATACTATATGGTACGTAATACAGTGTACAATGAAGTTCATAATATGGGAAAAAATTGTGCTTAgtttttttctcttcctaCGTTTTACTCTTCAAAAATGCGCTTttacaaattaatttttgaaattttgttttctttttccattCGGTTTTGTAAAGTAATTCTTTAAGAGAAAAATagataaggaaaaatgaaattagaaaaatagaaaaaagaaaggaaaaactgcaaaaaggaaggaaaaacggcaaaaaggaagaaaaacggtaaaaaggaagaaaaacggtaaaaaggaagaaaaacggtaaaaataaaaaggaaaaatgaaaaaatggaaaaaaaaaaaaagaaagaaattctataaaagaaacaaaaaaaaaattcatttttcttatacggaaagtttatttttttttttttttttgttataattctCCCCCTTCTTTTCCTTTGAATATAATGCCTTTCCAAATTTTTCGTTTATATTCCCATTGtcctaaatatatatacatacatatatatatagagaaGTAGTGGTCATTTTTaagttctttttattttttttttaaaatacccTCTTTAACTACATCAGTTGCtttacaaatttttcattGAATGATGTTTTAGATTAGGGGAATAATAGAAATTCGTAAGactatatgtatttttatgcaGAATCGACAGTTATGGGAATGGGAAAAGATAtcaaaatttacaaattatttatttggaCATTCGttatattgtaatttttttttttttttttattacaaaaatgcGTGAATTAACGTGCCCACAGCTGAGTAATTATtggtttaatattttttaaaaagtgtatacatatatgtaagtatacatgtatgcatgtatttgtgaatgtatacatatatttatatgtagaGGCATGTATTTACTTCTTATAATGCAAGCTCATCGTTATTTGAAATTtgaattttcaattttttttttttttttttctgggGGAAGAATAGAGTATTTcatgaaaatgatgaaaaggaACTTAAAAGGATGAGCAtttctatctttttttttttattttcaaaaaaaaagaaaataaaagaacataCATTTTATGTGAAAaccctttttatatttatatttatttatttatttttttaattctacataaaaaatttacagaTTGATGATGACGTCATTTTTGCATaactgtatatatttgttatattttattatgcagaaaattatattatatataattgaatGCAGGCATATTTTTATCGTTTTGGTTTTTACTgtgtatttttgtttttcctttatattatttagaaGGGTTCACGTGTTTATTAAGTTTATTTCACGTAAACTTGTAAAACTTTATTCTTCTTCCCTCAGTTTTAATGGATTAATGTTTACGCTTCAACTCCTTCGTGAATCGGGTGTTCATGCGCACCCATCCATattagcatatatatatatccatacatacatatatatatgtatgttccATACGCATATGTGGACCCGTGtgtaactttttttttttatataatcgTTACTTCAATTATATGATATACCACGGAAATGTTTGCTTAAAGGAGTAGTGACAGAGTCCTAATGTTTATTTGTCTACTTGTTTATATCTCTATAAGTTTTTACATTTGTATGTTTATGTGTTTATACATGTGTTGTTAATTAACATGTGGGAAGGGTAAAAGGgttttctcatttttcatttattgcTTTTTGAATTAACCATATTTAAACATGGTAAAAATGTCAAAGTCAGttgtaattctttttttttttttttttcttttatgttaatatattataatgcaACATTGAAAAATGGATTTAGAGGATGAACACATTGAcgt includes:
- a CDS encoding protein CAF40; this translates as MMNNDGLINAHKMNNSSSMSNMNSMNSVNKGNSLNSRNSMYHHHNANTSSLNHSNFAHNNSSVVPGNNMNHGNMQNIINNNINTHGMGVHNMNSHGMGVHNMNSHGMGAHSMNGHSMSGHSMNIHSMNNIAGGVNGVNTMGNMGGVSSVHSMNNISSVGGVGNVGGVGNVGGVGNVGGVSSVGGVSSVGGVSSVGNVGGVSNVGGVSNVGGVSNVGGVSNVGGVSNVGGVSNVGGVGGVHSMNSKSYSDIPSNDQSNNNLTGNTHLNNMAHIRGGTNEDEEKKKVYQLVFDLCFSEKRENALLELSRKRETYHDIAPVLWNSFGTITTLLQEIVSIYPQLSPPLLTTSSSNRVCNSLALLQCVASHPETKQHFLNAHIPLFLYPFLNAESKNRPFEYLRLTSLGVIGALVKVDNPDVINFLLQTEIIPLCLRIMETGNELSKTVATFIVQKILIDEVGLNYICATPERFYAVSTVLSNMVNSLVDNPSSRLLKHIVRCYLRLSENPRALEALKYCLPESLRHINKAFIPCLKEDPYTKKWLLQLLYNINSHEEGTTNASANNLSTQSGGSQTGGNHNVSSNQVGSYIVGNHNVNVNIVNSCLSKNSYNNLNVVASNMNEGNAAHNNVSNVGISSGASGGTNSSSNNTFKDKLNSKSVINSNSNNAISNENKVSNNVLSSSTTNDSSKGSPNDLPNNVLSTAPCNIPNNASDNNPKANAPNTHDNNISNNSIASSTNSSNNSNNGNKKNNSNSNNSSNNSSISSNNSNINDNSNSNDNSNSIDNSNSNDNNGSHNNGSHNNGSNNSSSNNNGSNNNSSNNNGSNNNSSNNNSSNNNSSNNNSSNNNSSNNNSSHSSNSNNNINKSKQ